CTTCCTGCATGAAAGCGCCACGCTGGCGCACGGTCCGCACCGCATCGGCAAAAGACAAGGCGCCGGCAGCGACCAGAGCCGAATATTCGCCGAGGGAGTGCCCGGCGACGTAGGCGGGGCGTAGTCCACTCTCCTGCTCGAGCACCTTCAGGGCCGCCGTACTGACGGTCAGAATGGCAGGCTGGGTATTGGTGGTGAGCTTGAGCTCATCTTCGGGGCCATTATAGCAGAGGGTGGCCAGATCGAAACCGAGGGCATCGTTCGCCTCCTCGAATATCTGCCGGGCGGCCGGAAAGTTATCCGACAGATCTTTGCCCATGCCGGCGTACTGGGAGCCTTGCCCGGGGAAAACAAATGCAATCATGTCAGTTGCAACTCCTTTGCACAGCGGCCGCTTGACGTCCTACCAGCGCAGCAGGGCGGAGGCCCAGGTAAATCCGCCGCCGAAAGCATCAAGCAAGAGGATATCCCCGGCCTTGAGCCGGCCGGCGCGATTGGCCTCATCCAGTGCCAGGGGGATCGAGGCCCCGGAGGTGTTACCGAAGCGGTCTACATTAATGTAGACCTGTTCGTCACTGAGCCCCAGCCTCTTGGCGGTCGCCTCGAGGATCCTTCTGTTGGCCTGATGCGGGATGAAGAGGTCGACGTCCGCCGTGCTCATGCCGTTGGCAGCCAGGGCCTCCTGAGCCACTTCGGAGAGGGAGCGGACGGCCACCTTGAAAACCTCGTTGCCCTGCATCTTCAGAAACGGAAGGCGCTCCTTGATTCCCGCCTCCGATGCCGGAAAGCGCGCACCGAAGCCGGGTTGGTAAAGAAGTTCCCAATAGCTGCCGTCGGCGTGCAGGTGGGTGGAGAGCACACCGTGCTCGCCCTCCTGACCTTCCAGCACGACGGCGCCGGCGCCGTCGCCGAACAGGATGCAGGTGTTGCGGTCTTCCCAGTCGACCGCCCGGGAGAGGATCTCGGCGCCGATCACCAGCGCCTTCTTGCTGACACCTGTTTCAATCCGCCGCGCGGCTGCATCGAGGGCATAGACAAAGCCGCTGCAGGCAGCCGAGACATCAAAGGCTGCAGCGCCGGCGGCACCCAGATTTTTCTGCACCAGGCAGGCGGTCGCCGGCCAGGGGAAATCACCGGTGATCGTACCAACCACCACCAGGTCGATGTCTTCGCCGCGCACGCCGGCCATTGCGAGCGCCCGCTCTGCCGCGCGGGTGGCCAGATCGGAGGTATATTCACCTTCGCCGGCGATGTGCCGCTCGCGAATGCCGGTCCGCGAGACGATCCATTCATCCGTGGTGTCGAGAAACTTTTCCAGATCGGAATTGGTCAGTACCTTATCGGGAACACACGAGCCTGTACCGATAATGCGTGCTCTTTTCACTCGACGACTCCTACATCCTGCTAGGTGGAAGGCCGGCCACTCTGCTCTTGCGGATCGGCGTCCACGACCGATCCCGGGTTCTGCGCCACCAAAGCCGCGTCAGCCTGGAGTTGGGCGACCAGTTGATCGTTCACTCGCCTGGCCGCATACTCATGCGCCATGCGGATGGCATTGACGATGGCACGAGGACTCGATCCGCCGTGACAGATCATGCCGGTGCCCTCGATCCCCAGCAACGGAGCGCCGCCATATTCGGCGTAATCGACCTTTTTTCTGAACGCGCGAAAAGCGGGGCGGGCCAGAAGATAGCCGATCTTTGCCAGAAAGCGGCTGCCGATCTCCTGCCGCAGCATGGTGAAGATGGCGTCGGCCAGTCCTTCAGATACCTTGAGGACGACGTTTCCCACAAAACCGTCGCATACCACCACATCGACCGAGCCGTTGAAAATGTCGCGGCCCTCGACGTAACCAATATAGTCGAAGGTTGCCCCTTTGAGCAGCTGGTGGGCTTCGCGGGTCAGTTCGTTCCCCTTGCTCTCCTCTTCACCGTTGGAAAGCAGGCCGACCCTCGGCTGCTGCTTGCCGAGAACATGTCGGGCGTAAACTTCTCCCATCAGGGCAAACTGGGAGAGATGGTACGGCTTGCAGTCCACATTGCCGCCCACATCAAGAACCAGCGTCTGGTCCTTGAGATTGGGGAAGATGGTGGCGATGGCGGGCCGGTCGATCCC
This genomic window from Desulfuromonadales bacterium contains:
- a CDS encoding beta-ketoacyl-ACP synthase III, with translation MKRARIIGTGSCVPDKVLTNSDLEKFLDTTDEWIVSRTGIRERHIAGEGEYTSDLATRAAERALAMAGVRGEDIDLVVVGTITGDFPWPATACLVQKNLGAAGAAAFDVSAACSGFVYALDAAARRIETGVSKKALVIGAEILSRAVDWEDRNTCILFGDGAGAVVLEGQEGEHGVLSTHLHADGSYWELLYQPGFGARFPASEAGIKERLPFLKMQGNEVFKVAVRSLSEVAQEALAANGMSTADVDLFIPHQANRRILEATAKRLGLSDEQVYINVDRFGNTSGASIPLALDEANRAGRLKAGDILLLDAFGGGFTWASALLRW
- the plsX gene encoding phosphate acyltransferase PlsX: MRERIVVAVDAMGGDNAPAVEVEGAVAAARQWGLSIILVGDTVRIESELKKHRTEGLDIGIRHASEVVGMHDSASDAIRKKKDSSIRVAFGLVKNGEAHAVVSAGNSGATMAAGMFVLKRVRGIDRPAIATIFPNLKDQTLVLDVGGNVDCKPYHLSQFALMGEVYARHVLGKQQPRVGLLSNGEEESKGNELTREAHQLLKGATFDYIGYVEGRDIFNGSVDVVVCDGFVGNVVLKVSEGLADAIFTMLRQEIGSRFLAKIGYLLARPAFRAFRKKVDYAEYGGAPLLGIEGTGMICHGGSSPRAIVNAIRMAHEYAARRVNDQLVAQLQADAALVAQNPGSVVDADPQEQSGRPST